The Paenibacillus sp. YPG26 genome includes a window with the following:
- a CDS encoding cobyric acid synthase: protein MEQRIDSRGAVLMLQGTASDVGKSIVTTALCRIFKQDGVRAAPFKSQNMALNSYVTEDGLEIGRAQGVQAEACGIQATTDMNPILIKPTGDMHAQVVVHGRPLAHMSAAAYRSDFLPEAKRTVVNALDRLRSSYEIVLMEGAGSPAEINLKDRDIVNMNLAGWADAPVLLIADIDRGGVFAFLVGTLELLTSGERARVKGFIINKFRGDLALLQPGLDWLEERTGIPVLGVLPHIPDLNIEDEDSVVLDSSSGRSSARSLDIAVIRYPRISNFTDFDTLAAEEDVTLRYVSRGAELGIPDVIILPGTKNTLGDLIYLREQGLDQAIHAAMRQPNTRLVGICGGYQMLGRELTDPDAYDSGRAGEGAGLDWLPMKTVFLPEKKTIRVTGTLLEAHSKLIHSESPVIPIQGYEIHTGESTWMEGSVPKPLFELTSSHRAVEEKWLEGAVSEDGRIMGTYLHGVFDNDLWRRAWLNKVRLDKGLAPIHDTFSAADRKEQAFDRLASITREHLDMNRIYEIAGLTSRSPDR from the coding sequence GAACAGCGGATAGACTCCAGGGGTGCTGTCCTGATGCTTCAGGGAACGGCTTCGGATGTGGGAAAAAGCATTGTTACCACGGCGCTATGCCGTATTTTCAAGCAGGATGGAGTGCGCGCCGCTCCGTTCAAATCGCAGAATATGGCGCTGAATTCCTATGTAACTGAGGATGGCCTTGAGATCGGCAGAGCCCAAGGGGTGCAGGCCGAGGCTTGCGGGATCCAGGCCACCACGGATATGAATCCCATTCTGATTAAGCCGACTGGGGATATGCATGCCCAGGTCGTTGTGCATGGGAGGCCGCTTGCCCATATGAGCGCTGCCGCTTACCGCAGCGACTTTCTGCCGGAGGCCAAGCGGACAGTAGTGAATGCTCTTGATCGTCTTCGTTCTTCCTATGAGATTGTTCTTATGGAGGGGGCGGGGAGCCCGGCGGAGATTAATCTGAAAGACAGGGATATCGTAAATATGAATTTGGCAGGGTGGGCGGATGCCCCTGTTCTGCTAATTGCTGATATTGACCGGGGCGGGGTGTTCGCGTTCCTTGTAGGGACTCTTGAGCTGCTGACTTCCGGGGAACGGGCCAGGGTCAAGGGATTTATTATTAATAAATTCCGCGGTGATCTCGCGCTCCTTCAGCCCGGGCTGGATTGGTTGGAAGAGAGAACCGGGATACCGGTTCTGGGTGTGCTGCCCCATATTCCGGATCTGAATATCGAAGATGAGGATTCGGTTGTGCTGGACAGCAGCTCAGGCCGAAGCTCCGCCCGGAGTCTGGATATCGCTGTCATCAGGTATCCGCGGATTTCAAATTTTACAGACTTTGATACTCTGGCTGCGGAAGAGGATGTTACCTTGCGTTACGTATCTCGTGGGGCTGAACTGGGTATACCTGATGTTATTATCCTTCCCGGGACCAAGAATACCCTTGGAGACCTGATCTACCTGCGGGAGCAAGGACTGGATCAGGCCATTCATGCGGCAATGCGCCAACCGAATACGAGGCTTGTGGGGATATGCGGTGGCTATCAAATGCTGGGCAGAGAGCTGACGGACCCTGACGCTTATGATTCAGGACGGGCAGGCGAGGGCGCCGGGCTTGACTGGCTGCCCATGAAGACGGTGTTTTTGCCTGAGAAGAAGACCATTCGTGTTACTGGAACCCTGCTTGAGGCTCATTCGAAGCTCATCCATTCGGAATCTCCAGTCATACCCATCCAGGGTTATGAAATACATACAGGTGAATCCACTTGGATGGAAGGAAGTGTCCCCAAGCCATTATTTGAACTTACCAGCAGCCATCGGGCAGTCGAAGAGAAATGGCTGGAAGGCGCAGTAAGTGAAGACGGCCGGATAATGGGAACTTACCTGCATGGGGTGTTCGACAATGATCTATGGCGCCGCGCCTGGCTGAACAAAGTGAGGCTGGACAAGGGCCTTGCGCCTATTCATGATACTTTCTCGGCGGCAGACCGCAAGGAACAGGCTTTCGACCGACTGGCCTCAATTACGCGCGAGCATCTGGATATGAACCGGATCTACGAGATTGCGGGCTTAACTTCCCGGAGTCCGGATAGGTAA
- a CDS encoding queuosine precursor transporter — protein sequence MFNFSWGVLFVLVNFTFFLMCYKFFGKKGLYAWIGVATVIANIQVAKTIDMFGIVMTLGNTMYVSLYLTSDLLNEKFGREEARKAVWFGFFTLIMTTVIMQMVLIFEPQSGDFAQPAMQTIFGLLPRLAIGSLTAYFISQFLDVRLYAWIRKFYPKRNQLWIRNNGSTMISSFVDTLIFCTIAFAGPMYSLSDWLEILFTTYIAKFVLTAAGTPFLYIARNFRHKEDEATLLRAGQ from the coding sequence ATGTTCAATTTTAGCTGGGGCGTGCTGTTCGTTCTTGTGAACTTCACGTTCTTTTTGATGTGCTACAAGTTCTTTGGTAAGAAAGGGCTGTATGCATGGATTGGCGTTGCGACCGTTATCGCCAATATTCAGGTAGCCAAAACGATCGATATGTTCGGTATTGTCATGACTCTCGGGAACACGATGTATGTAAGTCTGTATCTGACCAGCGACCTGCTGAATGAGAAGTTCGGACGAGAGGAAGCCCGCAAAGCGGTCTGGTTCGGCTTCTTCACCTTGATTATGACGACGGTTATTATGCAGATGGTTCTGATCTTTGAACCACAATCCGGTGATTTCGCTCAACCGGCTATGCAGACGATCTTCGGTCTTCTGCCGAGGCTGGCCATTGGAAGCCTCACTGCATACTTCATCAGTCAGTTCCTGGATGTACGTCTGTATGCGTGGATTCGCAAATTCTATCCGAAGCGGAATCAGCTCTGGATAAGGAATAACGGAAGCACGATGATTAGTTCTTTTGTAGATACGCTGATTTTCTGTACAATTGCCTTTGCTGGCCCGATGTACAGTCTATCCGACTGGTTGGAAATCTTGTTCACGACCTATATCGCCAAATTCGTACTGACCGCTGCCGGTACGCCATTCTTATATATCGCCCGGAACTTCAGGCACAAGGAAGACGAAGCCACGCTTCTTCGTGCGGGGCAGTAA
- a CDS encoding Xaa-Pro peptidase family protein, whose product MNLKWSTLEHQMQEHGIQSLLITDPKHVYYLTGFLSNPHERFLAAAMTLGEEPFLVVPALDEEAAHAASDISRIYTHTDTDNPYLVLNQALKGSSGTMALEKNHLSVARFESLQEHLTFARYQDLGPWLQDMRVRKSADEIAKIKHAVLLIEQVLKEGLTKVKEGVTENELVAEIEYQIRRLGADGPSFDSMVLFGEKTALPHGVPGTRKLKHGDLLMYDIGVYADGYASDITRTFAFGEPSPELTQIYKAVLEANEQAIRCIRPGVTFASIDLAARTVIDQAGYGEYFMHRLGHGLGIDVHEYPCVHGKNEALLQAGNVFTVEPGIYVPGVGGVRIEDDIAVTPDGVEVLTSFPKTLTILE is encoded by the coding sequence ATGAACCTGAAATGGTCTACCCTTGAGCACCAGATGCAAGAACACGGGATACAGTCTTTGCTAATTACCGACCCCAAGCATGTCTATTATTTAACCGGATTTCTAAGCAATCCTCATGAACGATTTCTTGCTGCAGCGATGACGCTTGGTGAAGAACCCTTCCTCGTCGTCCCTGCTCTGGATGAAGAAGCCGCCCATGCCGCCTCTGACATCAGCCGCATTTATACACATACGGATACGGATAATCCTTATCTCGTACTCAACCAGGCACTGAAGGGATCATCTGGAACGATGGCGCTGGAAAAGAATCATCTCTCGGTAGCCCGTTTCGAGTCACTCCAGGAACATCTGACCTTCGCCCGGTATCAGGATCTCGGCCCCTGGCTTCAGGATATGAGAGTTCGCAAATCCGCAGACGAAATTGCCAAGATCAAGCATGCCGTCCTTTTAATAGAGCAAGTGCTGAAAGAAGGTCTGACCAAAGTAAAGGAAGGCGTTACGGAGAATGAACTCGTAGCTGAAATCGAGTATCAGATCAGAAGACTGGGCGCTGACGGTCCTTCCTTCGACTCTATGGTGCTTTTTGGTGAGAAGACGGCTCTTCCTCATGGTGTGCCAGGAACGAGAAAGCTGAAGCACGGCGATCTGCTAATGTACGACATAGGTGTCTATGCGGATGGTTATGCTTCGGATATTACCCGGACCTTTGCCTTCGGCGAACCTTCCCCGGAGCTCACCCAAATCTATAAAGCGGTACTCGAAGCCAATGAACAGGCCATTCGCTGTATTAGACCAGGCGTAACCTTTGCCTCAATCGATCTTGCCGCACGCACAGTCATCGATCAGGCTGGTTACGGCGAATATTTCATGCACCGGCTCGGACATGGACTGGGGATTGATGTGCATGAATATCCATGTGTCCACGGGAAGAACGAAGCACTTCTGCAAGCAGGCAATGTGTTCACCGTGGAGCCGGGAATCTATGTCCCGGGAGTAGGGGGGGTCCGGATTGAGGATGACATCGCTGTGACTCCAGACGGAGTCGAAGTCTTAACCTCATTCCCTAAGACGCTGACGATCCTGGAATAG
- a CDS encoding DinB family protein — translation MEQNQQIRQHIYELAAGLNDRQLNVRLDPGQWSIAQVLDHLYLMERTIAHKFGETLKQGQSAPTSIKPYHLTLDRTRRIQAPPHMIPTEEPRSFGQLKEQLEQSRASLIQVLEGHTDDQLTQLSFPHPVFGLMDLKQWREFLGMHEQRHMEQMRDIRQALISQS, via the coding sequence ATGGAACAGAATCAGCAAATCAGACAGCACATATATGAGCTTGCAGCCGGTTTGAATGATCGGCAGCTTAACGTCCGCCTTGACCCCGGACAATGGAGCATCGCCCAGGTACTCGATCATCTGTACCTGATGGAGCGGACAATAGCCCATAAATTTGGTGAAACCCTGAAGCAGGGTCAGTCCGCTCCAACAAGCATCAAGCCCTATCATTTGACGCTTGACCGAACCCGCCGTATTCAGGCACCGCCTCATATGATTCCGACTGAAGAACCGAGGTCCTTCGGGCAGCTGAAGGAGCAGCTGGAGCAATCCCGTGCTTCACTCATCCAGGTGCTTGAAGGACATACCGATGATCAGCTGACCCAGCTGTCTTTTCCCCATCCCGTATTCGGACTTATGGATCTGAAGCAGTGGAGGGAATTTTTAGGTATGCATGAACAGCGCCATATGGAGCAGATGCGGGACATCAGGCAGGCGCTTATCTCTCAATCTTGA